The Thermotoga maritima MSB8 region GACCAGAGGTTTCTGCCATAGGGCTCGGCTGTATGAGAATGAGCTTCGGCCAGAAAAAACTTCCAGACAGAAAAGAGATGATCAAACTCATCAGAACGGCCGTGGAGCTCGGCATCAACTTCTTCGATACCGCAGAAGTTTACGGCCCTTACACAAACGAGGAACTCGTAGGCGAAGCACTCGAACCGTTCAAAGGTGAAGTCGTGATAGCAACGAAGTTTGGTTTTGAGCTGTACGAAGATGGAAGGCCAGGCTGGAAAGGACTGAACAGCAATCCGGAACACATCAAAAAAGCAGTGGAAGGTTCTCTGAGAAGGCTCAGAGTGGAAGCCATAGATATTCTTTACCAGCATAGGGTGGATCCAAACGTTCCAATAGAAGAAGTAGCTGGGGCTGTAAAGGAACTCATAGAAGAGGGTAAGGTGAAACACTTTGGACTTTGCGAAGCTTCTGCCGAAACGATAAGAAGAGCTCATAAAGTCTGTCCTGTTGATGTGGTGCAGTACGAGTACTCCATGTGGTGGAGAAAACCTGAAGAGGAATTACTTCCCACCTGTGAAGAACTTGGAATAGGCTTTGTGGCGTACAGTCCGCTGGGAAAAGGTTTTCTTACAGGAGCGATAGGTGAAAACTCCAAGTTCGATGAGGAAGATAGTCGAAGCAGGATTCCACGCTTTCAGAAAGAGAATTTGAGGGAAAATCTTGCACTCGTAGAACTCCGTAAAACGATCGCTGAGCGAAAGGGTGCGACACCATCACAGATAGCTCTCGCATGGCTTCTTGCACAGAAACCCTGGATAG contains the following coding sequences:
- a CDS encoding aldo/keto reductase, with translation MGIPKRKLGERGPEVSAIGLGCMRMSFGQKKLPDRKEMIKLIRTAVELGINFFDTAEVYGPYTNEELVGEALEPFKGEVVIATKFGFELYEDGRPGWKGLNSNPEHIKKAVEGSLRRLRVEAIDILYQHRVDPNVPIEEVAGAVKELIEEGKVKHFGLCEASAETIRRAHKVCPVDVVQYEYSMWWRKPEEELLPTCEELGIGFVAYSPLGKGFLTGAIGENSKFDEEDSRSRIPRFQKENLRENLALVELRKTIAERKGATPSQIALAWLLAQKPWIVPIPGTTKLSHLLENIGGAFVELTPEELQEINDALSRIEIKGSRYPEDMEKMTYL